AAGCGGAATCAAgttatatttattctttactgaAGATCATCATCTGAAAAAAATTACAGCCATATGGAACAACAATAaatacacatacaaacaactacTATCACAGAAGTAAATGTCTAACATgtagaaaatcttttgattcCTCATTCTCAATTTTGAGGAGCATGAACATAGAGTATTTTTTAGAGGGATCATGCTGATGACAGGAAAGTGGACAATTGTCTTGCTTGGTCTAGAAAATGCTGGCAAGATAGAAGTACACATGGGATACAAAACAAGAACAGAATAATTCAAGTATTTGAGAGATGATTTTGTGGCACTGCCAAGATCCTCACTGCAGTAGGTGCTCCTGaatcaatatttatttataaataaaaacccAGTCTCTGTGTCCAATAGAGAACACAAGcctatttttatatataaaaaaaacatgccCATAAATGAGGAATTTTGAGTTTGTTGATTGCCTATCACTAACATTTTATTTTGGCACACAGAAATTAAGAATCCAAACAAGGCAATAAAAAGAGAAGATTTTTTGAGTTAAAAACCACGAGTTTTGTTCACCAATTAAACACTTGTAAGAATTTCAATTTGTAATGAGATGAAAGAAGTAAGAAATTTGTTGTGGTTAGACATCCTGCACACAACTAAAGTTCAACTACATGATATACATGCGGCGGCTACTTCACATGTTTTATGTACCATGTTATGAACAACAACAATAAATGTCCCCAGCTACTACAAGACTTTCAGAAACTCACAGTTTCATGCCAATCTCCACGGTAGACTTCACCATAAGATCCTGCAATAAGAAATgccaaattaaaaatttgtgCTTCGAGTTGGAATCAACCGAtccaaacaaatatatatatggcTGAGTATAATTCAAGATTAGTACCAAGCCCAATGCGCTCACCCAAGGAGATATCCTCCCATGGGATTTCACAATCAGCGACATCATCAAGTGTTACATCAGATTTAGAACTTTCGTTACCCGCTGACCTGTCTGATATTCTCTCTCCCTCCGAATTTTGCCCTAGACCCTCGCGTTCATGGCTGTCACTTCTTCGTTGTTCAGAAACAGCTACATCTACGTCTCCATCACTTCTTACACACTCTGCTTGATTAACAATGGCAAAAGGACTATCTGGCAAAAGAACAGTTGATTCCAACACCTCATATTGCTTACTAACTGCTGCAGTTGTTGCTACAACAGCTGCAGCTGCTACAGGAAGTTGAAgctttgaatcacttgcctttACAGCCGCAGCTACCATTGAAGAGGCAACTgcagcggcggcggcggcggctgCGGCGGCCACAGGAACATTGTTTTTGTACTTTACAGGATCTATTTCGCACTCTGATGAACTAGGACGCCCCGTAATTACTTTCAGTTCAGATTGCTTCTCCAAAGGAGTATCTGAATTGCCTCTATTACGAAATCCATGATGTGGCAGTGGAGGTAGAGAACTTCGATCTAGGTTAGTGTGACCCTTAGCTTTAATTTTTCCTCCACTTCctcctttttcttttccttgTGTCATGGGCTTGATGTCCACCAGTTGCACATCTAACTGGTCTGAGTCGATTTCAGTGAACAAGTTTGGAGGTGCAACAACACCACTTTCACGAAGAACGTCTTGGAGCTTCTGAACTAACTGGGGATTTTCTTTGGCAGCATCAATCACTAATTGTGACACATCGTTCACTTTCGTTCTTCTGACAGTTGGAGAGCTCACGCCTTTGGTCCATGAAGGTGATCTTGCATGTGCATAAGGATGATTAGACCTGGTTTGGATTTCCCCTGATGATTCCTTCACAAAGAAAGGTGTTTTTGAACTATTATCGTTGTGTTTGGACCCTTCCTGAGCTTTCAACGTAGATTCCATGTCCATTGGAACATTCTCTCCAAATATGCTTTCCTTATCCATAGTTGAAAACTCTTGTTGCTCTTCTAATAAACTGGATACTCCACCACTCGATGAAGCCACGTGAAAAGAGCCCTCAAGGCCCATATTCACCCCCAAGGCATCAGATGGAATGAGTGTACCAGGGTCCGCCATTAAGTCAACAATGTATTCCCTGAAGCATATTCACTTTGTATCATAAAGAGGAATGCGGGAGAAGTAATATATTGCAGAAGGATCATTCGTAACGTTAAAGAAATTTGATATGCAACAGTATATTGTTAGAAACAAAGATTTAATCAAGACAATTAAAAATTGAGCAGTAATATCAATGATGTTCAAGAGAAATGATGTCAAATAAAACTCACGGCCACCTTCAGAACTCTGACAGCTAATTAGAGTCAAGAAGTGCATGTTCTACAGCTTAACTACATATTGTAattcaatatttcatttagtaTCTGAACTTAATATTCACATATGAAACAAGGAGATAATTCAATAAGTCTAAAGATATAAAAAGAGATAAGGGCAGGCAGGAGAAAAGAAGGAATAACATAAGACCAACATTTCAGTTAAAACGATAGATGAAATCTGTTAATTAGTACTTGCCTCCCATCAATTTCTACAATGCTCATTGCCACATCAGCAGAACCTGCAAATTCCAGTCCCTTGACCAAGCGGCAATGGATGCCCAAACTATCTGCCAAAACCTACATCATAATGCCCAGATAGACAGAGGGCTGAATGAAGAATTCAAATCTATAACTAAATCCCTGAATAGCAAGGACAAATATGTATGAATGAAAGCAGACATCTCAGTGGAGAATTCAAGTTAGTAAATGGAAACTAATAATGAAGCATATTGACATGTCAGGTCACCACAAGGATGTACAACACCTAATGAAGCCATTTAGCAACTAGTGAAAATAATTGGTTTATGGTGCTCCTAAACAGGTAAAACTTATGTAATGATACTAAAGGGAAGAAGAGATGATATTCATCACTGTGTAAGACAGAAAATGGGAATAATAGAAGAAGAAATCCAACTTACCTTCCCACGATTGGAGgaaaaaacaaatgaaaaccGAAGTTCTAGAGATATTGTTTAGGTCAAGCTGATCTAGGAAAACTTTACATGGTCTCCAATTGATCTTCTCGTCAATTGGTAAAGAATAAAAAGAGCATTAAAAAAGGAAAGAGGTCCAAGTTCTAGAGATGCCGGGGGCAACATGTCACTTTATCTTTCATGACACCGAAGCTTACCAAGTTGTAAAATACTATTTCCTCTGCtccaatttgaaaaaaatatatgaaattaaaaataaaagaatgaaaaaTAAGGGTAGTTTTGTTTTCACTCTTCATTCATTCTTCTCCATTTCGGgaaaaaccacatactatacTAAGAATGcccaaataagacaataagatGGGTTGAAGAAATGACTTGCAGGTtgttcatgaaaatattctcaTCGAGAAGTATTTAGTACCTTAAACAAAAGTGCTCGATGACGAGCCAGACCAATTGTCAAAGAACCAATAGGTAAAACCATGCTCCTGTGGGTTGATTTCAAGCCATGGCTTATACTTCTCCATGCAATCAACATCTTGTCGGGATCACTAACTGGCCCCCCCATGTGATCAGAAACTATTGTAGCAAGTTTCTGCACCATACTGCAAGTAAAAACAATTCCCTGGTCAGGACATACTTTAGAAGCCAACTCCAATGCTTCCTGCTCAAGCCTCAACAACTTGGGATCGGCTGCTTTATTTACTAGAATTGCTTCCCAACTTATATCATCAGACATAGGTGCTCCTTGCAGATCAACTAGGGACGGCATTCTCGACGATGTGGACTCATTTAAAATGCCATATAAATCGTAGAAACCATCCAGAATCTTGTCGTCATAGCTAAGAGCATTGTAGTTCTGTGAATAATAGTTAAATCTAGAATATGAGATATGTTAGAAAAGGACATTAAGTGGGTCATGCATGggaatattattactttttatgtcaataaAGAATACAGAAACATGTGAAATGATCTCATATCTGCAAATGGAAAAATTATAATGATTTGTTCCAATGACTTCAAGCGGAAAAAAAAGCAATTCATACATTATGACAAAGATGGGTCATCATGTTTGTCAGATTTCTATACTGTCAACTACTAAGAGACAGGACGAAGATACAAGGATAGCACACCATTGGGAGAGACTTTTGACATTATAACTAAGACATTATGTAGTCCAAAGTCTTGAGGACCATGGGGAGACGATGTTGAATATTTGGAATTTGGATCCAAGCA
The Primulina tabacum isolate GXHZ01 chromosome 9, ASM2559414v2, whole genome shotgun sequence DNA segment above includes these coding regions:
- the LOC142556127 gene encoding putative serine/threonine-protein kinase SIS8 isoform X3 — its product is MKSFLKKLHMGFNHSADSEGSSSSSKSNNRLSRDGSPTERHSYSKSENRPFSNISGWLNSATDKNRHNPSSSSNAKSEERKEVIDPVGSSSLDAALGAASADSGSSNLRDPDIEEYQIQLALELSAKEDPEAVQIEAVKQISLGSFPAENTPAEVAAYRYWNYNALSYDDKILDGFYDLYGILNESTSSRMPSLVDLQGAPMSDDISWEAILVNKAADPKLLRLEQEALELASKVCPDQGIVFTCSMVQKLATIVSDHMGGPVSDPDKMLIAWRSISHGLKSTHRSMVLPIGSLTIGLARHRALLFKVLADSLGIHCRLVKGLEFAGSADVAMSIVEIDGREYIVDLMADPGTLIPSDALGVNMGLEGSFHVASSSGGVSSLLEEQQEFSTMDKESIFGENVPMDMESTLKAQEGSKHNDNSSKTPFFVKESSGEIQTRSNHPYAHARSPSWTKGVSSPTVRRTKVNDVSQLVIDAAKENPQLVQKLQDVLRESGVVAPPNLFTEIDSDQLDVQLVDIKPMTQGKEKGGSGGKIKAKGHTNLDRSSLPPLPHHGFRNRGNSDTPLEKQSELKVITGRPSSSECEIDPVKYKNNVPVAAAAAAAAAAVASSMVAAAVKASDSKLQLPVAAAAVVATTAAVSKQYEVLESTVLLPDSPFAIVNQAECVRSDGDVDVAVSEQRRSDSHEREGLGQNSEGERISDRSAGNESSKSDVTLDDVADCEIPWEDISLGERIGLGSYGEVYRGDWHETEVAVKKFLDQAITGEFLEEFKSEIRIMKRLRHPNVVLFMGAVTRPPNLSIVTEFLPRGSLYRLIHRPNNQLDERRRLRMALDTARGMNYLHNCTPVIVHRDLKSPNLLVDKNWVVKVCDFGLSRMKHSTYLSSRSTAGTSGWHQKF
- the LOC142556127 gene encoding putative serine/threonine-protein kinase SIS8 isoform X2; its protein translation is MKSFLKKLHMGFNHSADSEGSSSSSKSNNRLSRDGSPTERHSYSKSENRPFSNISGWLNSATDKNRHNPSSSSNAKSEERKEVIDPVGSSSLDAALGAASADSGSSNLRDPDIEEYQIQLALELSAKEDPEAVQIEAVKQISLGSFPAENTPAEVAAYRYWNYNALSYDDKILDGFYDLYGILNESTSSRMPSLVDLQGAPMSDDISWEAILVNKAADPKLLRLEQEALELASKVCPDQGIVFTCSMVQKLATIVSDHMGGPVSDPDKMLIAWRSISHGLKSTHRSMVLPIGSLTIGLARHRALLFKVLADSLGIHCRLVKGLEFAGSADVAMSIVEIDGREYIVDLMADPGTLIPSDALGVNMGLEGSFHVASSSGGVSSLLEEQQEFSTMDKESIFGENVPMDMESTLKAQEGSKHNDNSSKTPFFVKESSGEIQTRSNHPYAHARSPSWTKGVSSPTVRRTKVNDVSQLVIDAAKENPQLVQKLQDVLRESGVVAPPNLFTEIDSDQLDVQLVDIKPMTQGKEKGGSGGKIKAKGHTNLDRSSLPPLPHHGFRNRGNSDTPLEKQSELKVITGRPSSSECEIDPVKYKNNVPVAAAAAAAAAAVASSMVAAAVKASDSKLQLPVAAAAVVATTAAVSKQYEVLESTVLLPDSPFAIVNQAECVRSDGDVDVAVSEQRRSDSHEREGLGQNSEGERISDRSAGNESSKSDVTLDDVADCEIPWEDISLGSYGEVYRGDWHETEVAVKKFLDQAITGEFLEEFKSEIRIMKRLRHPNVVLFMGAVTRPPNLSIVTEFLPRGSLYRLIHRPNNQLDERRRLRMALDTARGMNYLHNCTPVIVHRDLKSPNLLVDKNWVVKVCDFGLSRMKHSTYLSSRSTAGTAEWMAPEVLRNEPSNEKCDVFSFGVILWELCTLQQPWGGMNPMQVVGAVGFQHRRLDIPDNMDPVISDIITKCWQTDSRLRPSFTEIMAALKPLQKPITSKQQRV
- the LOC142556127 gene encoding putative serine/threonine-protein kinase SIS8 isoform X4, which translates into the protein MPSLVDLQGAPMSDDISWEAILVNKAADPKLLRLEQEALELASKVCPDQGIVFTCSMVQKLATIVSDHMGGPVSDPDKMLIAWRSISHGLKSTHRSMVLPIGSLTIGLARHRALLFKVLADSLGIHCRLVKGLEFAGSADVAMSIVEIDGREYIVDLMADPGTLIPSDALGVNMGLEGSFHVASSSGGVSSLLEEQQEFSTMDKESIFGENVPMDMESTLKAQEGSKHNDNSSKTPFFVKESSGEIQTRSNHPYAHARSPSWTKGVSSPTVRRTKVNDVSQLVIDAAKENPQLVQKLQDVLRESGVVAPPNLFTEIDSDQLDVQLVDIKPMTQGKEKGGSGGKIKAKGHTNLDRSSLPPLPHHGFRNRGNSDTPLEKQSELKVITGRPSSSECEIDPVKYKNNVPVAAAAAAAAAAVASSMVAAAVKASDSKLQLPVAAAAVVATTAAVSKQYEVLESTVLLPDSPFAIVNQAECVRSDGDVDVAVSEQRRSDSHEREGLGQNSEGERISDRSAGNESSKSDVTLDDVADCEIPWEDISLGERIGLGSYGEVYRGDWHETEVAVKKFLDQAITGEFLEEFKSEIRIMKRLRHPNVVLFMGAVTRPPNLSIVTEFLPRGSLYRLIHRPNNQLDERRRLRMALDTARGMNYLHNCTPVIVHRDLKSPNLLVDKNWVVKVCDFGLSRMKHSTYLSSRSTAGTAEWMAPEVLRNEPSNEKCDVFSFGVILWELCTLQQPWGGMNPMQVVGAVGFQHRRLDIPDNMDPVISDIITKCWQTDSRLRPSFTEIMAALKPLQKPITSKQQRV
- the LOC142556127 gene encoding putative serine/threonine-protein kinase SIS8 isoform X5, translated to MVQKLATIVSDHMGGPVSDPDKMLIAWRSISHGLKSTHRSMVLPIGSLTIGLARHRALLFKVLADSLGIHCRLVKGLEFAGSADVAMSIVEIDGREYIVDLMADPGTLIPSDALGVNMGLEGSFHVASSSGGVSSLLEEQQEFSTMDKESIFGENVPMDMESTLKAQEGSKHNDNSSKTPFFVKESSGEIQTRSNHPYAHARSPSWTKGVSSPTVRRTKVNDVSQLVIDAAKENPQLVQKLQDVLRESGVVAPPNLFTEIDSDQLDVQLVDIKPMTQGKEKGGSGGKIKAKGHTNLDRSSLPPLPHHGFRNRGNSDTPLEKQSELKVITGRPSSSECEIDPVKYKNNVPVAAAAAAAAAAVASSMVAAAVKASDSKLQLPVAAAAVVATTAAVSKQYEVLESTVLLPDSPFAIVNQAECVRSDGDVDVAVSEQRRSDSHEREGLGQNSEGERISDRSAGNESSKSDVTLDDVADCEIPWEDISLGERIGLGSYGEVYRGDWHETEVAVKKFLDQAITGEFLEEFKSEIRIMKRLRHPNVVLFMGAVTRPPNLSIVTEFLPRGSLYRLIHRPNNQLDERRRLRMALDTARGMNYLHNCTPVIVHRDLKSPNLLVDKNWVVKVCDFGLSRMKHSTYLSSRSTAGTAEWMAPEVLRNEPSNEKCDVFSFGVILWELCTLQQPWGGMNPMQVVGAVGFQHRRLDIPDNMDPVISDIITKCWQTDSRLRPSFTEIMAALKPLQKPITSKQQRV
- the LOC142556127 gene encoding putative serine/threonine-protein kinase SIS8 isoform X1, with the protein product MKSFLKKLHMGFNHSADSEGSSSSSKSNNRLSRDGSPTERHSYSKSENRPFSNISGWLNSATDKNRHNPSSSSNAKSEERKEVIDPVGSSSLDAALGAASADSGSSNLRDPDIEEYQIQLALELSAKEDPEAVQIEAVKQISLGSFPAENTPAEVAAYRYWNYNALSYDDKILDGFYDLYGILNESTSSRMPSLVDLQGAPMSDDISWEAILVNKAADPKLLRLEQEALELASKVCPDQGIVFTCSMVQKLATIVSDHMGGPVSDPDKMLIAWRSISHGLKSTHRSMVLPIGSLTIGLARHRALLFKVLADSLGIHCRLVKGLEFAGSADVAMSIVEIDGREYIVDLMADPGTLIPSDALGVNMGLEGSFHVASSSGGVSSLLEEQQEFSTMDKESIFGENVPMDMESTLKAQEGSKHNDNSSKTPFFVKESSGEIQTRSNHPYAHARSPSWTKGVSSPTVRRTKVNDVSQLVIDAAKENPQLVQKLQDVLRESGVVAPPNLFTEIDSDQLDVQLVDIKPMTQGKEKGGSGGKIKAKGHTNLDRSSLPPLPHHGFRNRGNSDTPLEKQSELKVITGRPSSSECEIDPVKYKNNVPVAAAAAAAAAAVASSMVAAAVKASDSKLQLPVAAAAVVATTAAVSKQYEVLESTVLLPDSPFAIVNQAECVRSDGDVDVAVSEQRRSDSHEREGLGQNSEGERISDRSAGNESSKSDVTLDDVADCEIPWEDISLGERIGLGSYGEVYRGDWHETEVAVKKFLDQAITGEFLEEFKSEIRIMKRLRHPNVVLFMGAVTRPPNLSIVTEFLPRGSLYRLIHRPNNQLDERRRLRMALDTARGMNYLHNCTPVIVHRDLKSPNLLVDKNWVVKVCDFGLSRMKHSTYLSSRSTAGTAEWMAPEVLRNEPSNEKCDVFSFGVILWELCTLQQPWGGMNPMQVVGAVGFQHRRLDIPDNMDPVISDIITKCWQTDSRLRPSFTEIMAALKPLQKPITSKQQRV